From one Caldithrix abyssi DSM 13497 genomic stretch:
- the glgP gene encoding alpha-glucan family phosphorylase, with translation MTDRKSLPDKLQPLEGLSQNLWFSWNHKALQLFQSIDAELWESSGHNPVALLQDVSAERLQQLSNDQDFVEKLNRIHQEFQNYLQSQPTVFQQQFPDLTDKIVAYFSAEFGVHESLPNYSGGLGILAGDHLKSASDLGLPLVGVGLFYKYAYFNQQLDEHGNQIESYDALDPQRLALKLVTDSTGQPIKISVFLKDHEVKAQIWQADVGRVKLYLLDSNVPENAPADQEITSTLYGGDREMRIRQEILLGIGGIRALRAMGYEPTVIHMNEGHSAFSGLERLRELMEKGLTFEEAYQMVRNSALFTTHTPIPAGNEAFEFDLMRAYFKPFWENLGLGEQQFFDLGRNVNEHKHENFSLTVLALNLSSMANGVSAIHGNVSRAMWKHIFPGIPESEIPIGHITNGIHTETWLHPLMIQMFEEYLGKDWRENIRNAEYWKKIDDVPDSVFWQTMQEMRQEMADYLRAEYQKRLERFANAEHHFPAPDAILDPNILTIGFARRFAPYKRATLIFRDPERLKKILNDPQRPVQIIFAGKAHPHNDAGKELIRTINRFAQEEGYRGKIVFVEGYSMAISRAMVSGSDVWLNNPRRPLEASGTSGQKVPINGGINLSIMDGWWPEAFNGKNGWAIGDDIEFADPERQDQHDSQSLYELLEKEVVPNFYDRDENGVPLRWVKMAKESLKTIIHQFSTHRMVWEYIEKYYVPGMKQATKLSSNQFSLLKEHVRWLKNISAKWPTIHFSVLSNGAENRIFSAGEERDIHVVVHLDGLKPEEVTVELVLERQDALQRSQNMETVALPLEKNLGQGQYQYGKKVRAKTDGAYRFSCRVLPRNENLLHKHDTRLIKWLD, from the coding sequence ATGACGGATCGAAAATCATTGCCAGATAAATTACAACCACTGGAAGGTTTGAGCCAAAATCTATGGTTTAGCTGGAATCACAAAGCGCTTCAATTATTCCAGTCCATAGATGCTGAATTATGGGAAAGTAGCGGGCACAATCCGGTCGCTCTTTTACAGGATGTTTCTGCGGAACGCTTACAACAACTGAGCAATGATCAGGACTTTGTGGAAAAACTAAATCGTATTCATCAGGAGTTTCAGAATTATTTGCAGAGCCAGCCTACGGTTTTCCAACAACAGTTTCCGGATTTAACCGACAAAATCGTTGCCTATTTTTCCGCCGAATTTGGCGTTCATGAATCGCTGCCCAATTACTCGGGCGGGCTGGGCATTCTGGCAGGCGACCATCTGAAATCGGCCAGCGACCTTGGCCTGCCTCTGGTTGGCGTGGGATTGTTTTACAAATACGCCTATTTTAATCAGCAGCTTGATGAGCACGGCAACCAAATCGAATCCTACGACGCGCTGGATCCGCAACGTCTGGCCCTAAAACTGGTGACCGATTCTACCGGTCAACCGATTAAAATTTCTGTCTTTTTAAAAGACCACGAAGTCAAAGCACAAATCTGGCAGGCCGACGTGGGGCGCGTAAAGCTCTATTTACTGGACAGCAACGTTCCGGAGAACGCCCCGGCGGACCAGGAGATCACCAGCACGCTTTACGGCGGCGATCGCGAGATGCGCATTCGGCAGGAGATTCTTTTGGGGATCGGCGGCATTCGTGCGCTGCGTGCCATGGGCTACGAGCCTACCGTCATTCACATGAATGAAGGCCATTCCGCTTTTTCCGGTCTGGAACGTTTGCGGGAGTTGATGGAAAAGGGTCTAACCTTTGAAGAAGCGTATCAGATGGTGCGCAATTCCGCACTGTTTACCACGCATACGCCCATTCCCGCGGGCAACGAGGCTTTTGAATTCGACCTTATGCGCGCCTATTTTAAACCTTTCTGGGAAAACCTGGGCCTTGGCGAACAACAATTTTTTGATCTGGGACGTAATGTTAACGAACACAAACATGAAAACTTTTCTTTAACCGTGCTGGCCTTGAATCTTTCCAGCATGGCCAATGGCGTTAGCGCCATTCACGGCAATGTTTCCCGCGCCATGTGGAAACACATCTTCCCGGGCATACCGGAAAGTGAAATTCCCATCGGGCACATCACCAACGGGATTCACACCGAAACATGGCTGCATCCCCTGATGATTCAGATGTTCGAAGAATATCTGGGCAAGGACTGGCGTGAAAATATCCGCAACGCCGAGTACTGGAAGAAGATCGACGATGTTCCTGATTCTGTGTTCTGGCAAACCATGCAAGAGATGCGCCAAGAAATGGCCGACTATTTGCGCGCCGAATATCAAAAACGGCTGGAACGATTTGCAAACGCCGAACATCACTTCCCCGCTCCCGATGCCATTCTGGATCCGAACATTCTGACCATCGGCTTTGCACGCAGATTTGCCCCCTACAAGCGGGCCACTTTAATCTTCAGAGACCCGGAAAGATTAAAGAAAATTTTAAACGATCCACAACGACCGGTGCAAATTATTTTCGCCGGCAAGGCCCATCCGCACAACGATGCAGGTAAAGAATTGATTCGCACCATCAATCGTTTTGCACAGGAAGAGGGCTACCGTGGGAAGATCGTGTTTGTGGAAGGTTATTCGATGGCCATCTCCCGCGCCATGGTTTCCGGAAGCGATGTTTGGTTGAACAATCCGCGCCGCCCGCTGGAAGCCAGCGGAACGTCCGGCCAGAAAGTGCCGATAAACGGCGGAATCAATTTGTCCATTATGGACGGCTGGTGGCCGGAAGCTTTTAACGGTAAAAACGGCTGGGCCATTGGCGACGATATTGAGTTTGCCGACCCCGAAAGACAGGATCAGCATGACAGCCAGTCGCTGTACGAATTGCTGGAAAAAGAAGTCGTGCCCAATTTTTATGATCGCGATGAAAACGGCGTGCCCTTACGCTGGGTCAAAATGGCCAAAGAATCGCTTAAAACCATCATCCACCAGTTTAGTACGCACCGCATGGTGTGGGAATACATCGAAAAATACTACGTTCCGGGTATGAAACAGGCAACAAAATTATCGAGCAACCAGTTTAGCTTACTGAAAGAACATGTGCGCTGGTTAAAAAATATTAGCGCCAAATGGCCAACAATTCACTTTAGCGTGCTGAGCAACGGCGCCGAAAACAGGATCTTTAGCGCCGGCGAAGAGCGCGACATTCATGTGGTCGTTCACCTGGATGGCTTGAAACCGGAAGAGGTTACGGTGGAACTGGTGCTGGAACGGCAGGACGCCTTACAACGCTCCCAGAATATGGAGACGGTTGCATTGCCTCTGGAAAAAAATCTGGGGCAGGGACAATATCAATACGGCAAAAAAGTGCGCGCAAAAACAGATGGCGCCTACCGCTTTTCCTGCCGCGTTCTGCCGCGTAATGAGAACTTGCTGCATAAACACGACACGCGTTTGATTAAGTGGCTGGATTAA